CCGAGCACGCTGTCAAAATGCTCCACGATCCCGGTGGTAAATTGGTGGGTCTCGCCTTTATAAGGCTTACCCGCCAGCGCTTTCTCCGGGCTGGAGACCACCAGGCCTTTGTGTGAAAGCAACAGGGCATAGCCCACGCCTTGCCAGGGCTTGATGGCACCCACATTTTTTTGCAGGCTGGCCAGTGAGATATCAGAAGTGACCACCGCTTTGAGCTGGCTATCGTCGACCACCACCGCAGCCACGGAAGTCAGCAGGGTATCCACCCCGTTATAGGCATAGCTGTAAGGCTCAATAAGCATATCTTTCTGCGACTTTTGCGGCAGCAGATAGTAGTCGCCCTGACCAGGCTTGAAGATAGAATCCAGATTGTGCAGCTTAAAATTACCTGCGCTGTCACGATCGACAAAACGTGCAAACCGGCCTTGCGGTGCGGAATCAGCCTGCTGAGCAAAGTCGGCATCGCGGCCATCAAAGGCATTTTTTTCGAAGATCACTGACATGGAAAGATAGTCGGGGTTTTGCTTCAGAGAATACTTCATCAGCTCTTCGCCGACTTTGCGATCGGTGATGCCGGTAGCGGGCAGGGCAATCAGGCTTTGTCCCAGGTTCCGCGCCACGGTTCGGGCATAATCAAGGTCATTCTGCACCTTCAGCGCGTTGCTTTCGGCGATCTGGCCCAGGTAATCGCCAGCCAGCTTGCGTTGCTGCTGGCTGGATTGCCAGCTCAGTAAACCTATGGTGATGGTGAAACCCAGCGTGATGGTCATGGCTCCCGTCAGGAGCATAAGCGTGCGGGTACTCATTTTCCGCTTAGCAGGATTAGACATGGAAGATTCCCCGGTGTAAGAGATGAAGCGTTTATTGACTTCCTGTTGGTAAATCTCCCTGTGCTTAATCTATCGGCGAAAACTGGACAAACTTTATGCACGCTGTAGAGCTTTGTGCAATTATTGTTTCAACGCTGGCTACACGCTGACTGAAAAACCCCTGGCAGGGCTGGCTTATCTTCCCCTGCCTGTGCCAGACTTAACCACGACCAGGGTCTGCATTTCCCTGCGTTCACTTTGTTAATTCAAGAATCAGGAGAGCATCATGGATCGATATCAACGTTCCGACAGTCAAATGGTTTCGCAGGCTGGCCTGCAAACCTATATGGCTCAGGTTTATGGCTGGATGACCTGCGGCCTGCTGCTGACGGCCTTCGTTTCATGGTTTGCTGCTAATACGCCAGCGGTCATGGAGATGGTCTTTGCCAACCGTATCACCTTCTTTGGTTTGATCATTGTGCAGCTCGGTCTGGTGTTCGTGCTGTCTGGCATGGTGCACAAGCTAAGCGGAGCGGCGGCCACCGCGCTGTTTATGCTCTATTCGGCACTGACCGGGTTAACCCTGGCGAGTATCTTCCTTGTTTACACCTACTCCTCAATTGCCAGCACCTTTGTGGTCACCGGCGGCATGTTCGGTGTGATGAGTTTCTGGGGTTACACCACCAAACGCGATCTCAGCAAAATGGGCAGCCTGCTGTTTATGGGCCTGATTGGTATCGTGCTGGCGTCTCTGGTGAATATCTGGCTGAAAAGCACCGCATTGATGTGGGCTGTGACCTATATCGGCGTGGTGGTCTTTGTGGGTTTGACCGCGTATGACACGCAGAAGCTGAAAAACATCGGTGAAGGGATCAACGTTGAAGACAAAGAGAATCTGCGTCGTTACTCCATCATGGGCGCACTGACACTCTATCTGGACTTCATCAACCTGTTCCTGATGCTGTTGCGGATTTTCGGCAACCGCCGTTAATAAAAAAAGGGGGCGAATCATTCGCCCCCTTTTTTCAAACCCCTTTTGCCCGCGTGGCTAAGTCTGCTTTTGCATATCCTGCTGATTCTTCTTCCTCAGCGTTTTTGCCTTGCCCTCAAGCAACAGATAGAGCACCAGCGCCAGCAGTAGGGGGGCGATAAAGTAGATCACCCGGTAGGCCAGCAGCGCGGCGATGATTGAGCCATGAGAAAGATGCTCGCCACCCAGTAAAGCCAGGAACACCGCCTCCAGAACACCAATCCCCGCCGGGATATGGATAATCACTCCGGCAATGCTGCTTATCAGCAACACGCCCAGCACCTGCGGATAATCGACTTTCTGAGCCAGCAGCAGCCAGATAATGGTGCCCATCACCAGCCAGTTTGCACTGGACACGGTAAATTGCAGCAGGGCCATGCGTAACGACGGCAGCGCCAGCTTATGCCCTTTCACCACCCAGCGGCGGCGTTTAGAGAAAGCACAAAGCGCCAGATAGAGCACCACAAAAGCCAGCAGTGCCACGCCAATGGTTCTCAGCGTGCCTTCACCGATAAACCAGCCGGAGGGCACCGGTACCATGCCGGAGCTGAACACCACGCCAGCCACAAGCACATAGCCCAGCCAGTTAGTGGCAATACTCAGCGAGAAAATACGGGTGATGGTGCTGCCTTCCAGGCCCAGCCGGGAATAGAGCCGGTAGCGCATGGCCACGCCGC
This genomic window from Erwinia sp. E_sp_B01_1 contains:
- a CDS encoding Bax inhibitor-1/YccA family protein, which encodes MDRYQRSDSQMVSQAGLQTYMAQVYGWMTCGLLLTAFVSWFAANTPAVMEMVFANRITFFGLIIVQLGLVFVLSGMVHKLSGAAATALFMLYSALTGLTLASIFLVYTYSSIASTFVVTGGMFGVMSFWGYTTKRDLSKMGSLLFMGLIGIVLASLVNIWLKSTALMWAVTYIGVVVFVGLTAYDTQKLKNIGEGINVEDKENLRRYSIMGALTLYLDFINLFLMLLRIFGNRR
- a CDS encoding lysylphosphatidylglycerol synthase domain-containing protein; amino-acid sequence: MSAAHSRWKWVKKILTWLFFIAVIVLLVIYARKVNWHDVVEVISNYNRFAILASVALVVVSYLTYGVYDLIGQAYCGHKLQKRQVMLVSFICYAFNLTLSTWVGGVAMRYRLYSRLGLEGSTITRIFSLSIATNWLGYVLVAGVVFSSGMVPVPSGWFIGEGTLRTIGVALLAFVVLYLALCAFSKRRRWVVKGHKLALPSLRMALLQFTVSSANWLVMGTIIWLLLAQKVDYPQVLGVLLISSIAGVIIHIPAGIGVLEAVFLALLGGEHLSHGSIIAALLAYRVIYFIAPLLLALVLYLLLEGKAKTLRKKNQQDMQKQT